A single genomic interval of Aureliella helgolandensis harbors:
- a CDS encoding RNA polymerase sigma factor, with protein sequence MVLPDTRVTLLQRLHDGRDSSAWTEFCAIYERAIYSIARRHGLQDADAREVSQEVLLTLSRRIHRFDPQLDGRFRAWLSVIAHNATIDLLRKNRKHQAKNGVSPSKLEASNRAEAGEGDAQPPDLSPRQGPAPLNRNEQSRIFDQEARREQFLWAAEQTRRGISETTWLAFWQTTIEEQSCEQVASQLGITVGAVYVARCRTLAKIKQLVEPFRESGE encoded by the coding sequence ATGGTACTTCCCGACACACGTGTGACCCTACTCCAACGCCTGCACGATGGCCGGGATAGCAGTGCCTGGACCGAGTTTTGTGCGATTTACGAGCGTGCGATCTATAGCATCGCCCGGCGGCATGGATTGCAAGATGCCGATGCACGCGAGGTTTCCCAAGAAGTTCTGCTAACGCTTAGCCGCCGAATCCATCGGTTCGATCCTCAACTCGATGGGCGGTTTCGTGCCTGGCTGTCTGTCATCGCCCACAATGCCACTATTGATCTTCTACGCAAGAACCGCAAACACCAAGCTAAAAATGGCGTTAGCCCATCCAAGCTGGAAGCCAGCAACCGAGCCGAAGCAGGGGAGGGAGACGCGCAGCCTCCAGACCTTTCCCCAAGACAGGGCCCCGCTCCGCTGAACCGGAATGAACAATCACGGATATTCGACCAGGAGGCGCGACGCGAACAATTCCTCTGGGCTGCCGAGCAGACGCGGCGCGGAATCAGTGAAACCACCTGGCTCGCTTTCTGGCAAACGACCATCGAGGAGCAATCCTGTGAACAGGTTGCATCGCAGCTGGGAATTACCGTAGGAGCGGTCTACGTTGCCCGCTGCCGCACGTTGGCTAAGATCAAACAACTCGTTGAACCTTTCAGGGAGAGCGGCGAATGA
- a CDS encoding dienelactone hydrolase family protein, translating to MAYQAGYDSDAPSAAKPRSPVPSIDSHPITSAPHPVESFDFMMRLPSPCCPYMPASTKLAAILILLAFPHQPATLSFAQETPWETIESHFNAPDEWQSELGDYRSPLIFEDGSLVQTASDWALRRREILAQWQQLLGEWPPLLTEQELQIIDSVQREDFTQHRIEFEWMPGEKTQGYLLAPQAQGPLPAVVTVFYEPETAIGEGGKPHRDFALQLVRRGFVVLSLGTTEATQAKTYSLYYPSLEAAEVQPLSMLACAAANAWHALAKRPEVDAQRIGIVGHSFGGKWAMFASCLFEQYACAAWSDPGIVLDESRSSVNYWEPWYLGYHPQPWRQRGLITEENPARGLYPKLVAQGRDLHELHALMAPRPFLVSGGSEDPASRWAALNHTIQVNEMLGYHQRVGMTNRPEHSPDPQSNAAIYAFFEHFLKATE from the coding sequence GTGGCCTATCAGGCGGGTTACGATTCCGACGCTCCATCAGCCGCCAAACCACGTTCACCAGTACCTTCAATTGATTCCCACCCCATCACCTCCGCCCCTCACCCCGTGGAAAGCTTTGACTTCATGATGCGTCTGCCCTCACCTTGCTGTCCGTATATGCCGGCTTCGACCAAGCTAGCCGCAATCCTGATTCTCCTTGCCTTCCCCCATCAGCCAGCAACGCTGAGCTTCGCCCAAGAAACTCCATGGGAGACGATCGAATCACACTTCAACGCTCCTGACGAATGGCAGAGCGAGCTGGGAGACTACCGTTCACCGCTAATCTTTGAAGATGGAAGCCTCGTTCAGACCGCCAGCGATTGGGCGCTTCGGCGCCGTGAGATCCTGGCGCAATGGCAGCAACTCTTGGGAGAGTGGCCCCCCCTACTTACCGAACAAGAGCTGCAAATTATCGACTCAGTGCAGCGCGAGGACTTCACGCAGCATCGCATCGAATTCGAGTGGATGCCCGGTGAAAAAACCCAAGGATATCTGCTGGCCCCCCAAGCCCAGGGTCCGCTGCCGGCTGTCGTAACCGTGTTCTATGAACCGGAAACCGCAATCGGAGAAGGGGGCAAGCCCCATCGCGACTTCGCCTTGCAACTCGTCCGACGCGGTTTTGTCGTGCTGTCTCTCGGAACGACCGAAGCCACGCAAGCGAAGACTTATTCGCTGTACTACCCGAGCCTTGAAGCGGCCGAAGTGCAACCCCTGTCCATGCTGGCCTGTGCGGCTGCCAATGCCTGGCACGCCCTAGCCAAACGTCCCGAAGTGGATGCCCAACGAATCGGAATCGTGGGGCATTCCTTTGGTGGGAAATGGGCCATGTTCGCATCCTGCCTGTTCGAACAATACGCCTGCGCCGCCTGGTCCGATCCCGGCATCGTACTGGACGAATCTCGATCCAGTGTCAATTACTGGGAGCCCTGGTACCTTGGCTATCACCCTCAACCGTGGCGTCAGCGCGGTCTAATTACGGAAGAGAACCCAGCACGCGGACTCTACCCTAAGCTCGTGGCACAGGGCCGCGACTTGCATGAGTTGCACGCGCTGATGGCGCCGCGTCCCTTCTTGGTGTCGGGGGGATCGGAGGATCCGGCAAGCCGATGGGCCGCGCTCAACCATACGATCCAAGTCAATGAAATGCTCGGATACCACCAGCGAGTTGGTATGACCAACCGTCCTGAGCACTCGCCCGATCCGCAATCCAATGCCGCCATCTACGCGTTCTTCGAGCACTTTTTGAAAGCAACGGAGTGA
- a CDS encoding RsmE family RNA methyltransferase, whose amino-acid sequence MSPPRFLVPQLPNSGPLDLDEAESRHACGVLRLQVGDAVEVFDGQGGEAQARIVQIQKRSVELNIDARTDANRELHWPLTLDIALPKGDRQKTLVEGLVQLGVTNLVPLHCQRGVAQPTGKAILRLERMVIEASKQCRRNHLMRIAPPIPLANLSQSTTEPTLRMFAHPYGTAATARQILDANASLPNPKNVEIAVGPEGGFTAAEVAELQDSGWLQFSLGPRILRIEMAAIAIASIHASLQPQSGLSS is encoded by the coding sequence ATGTCACCTCCACGATTCCTCGTTCCCCAATTGCCCAACAGCGGTCCGCTCGATCTGGATGAGGCAGAGTCGCGGCATGCTTGCGGTGTCCTACGTCTTCAGGTCGGCGATGCGGTGGAGGTCTTCGACGGTCAGGGAGGCGAAGCCCAGGCGCGAATCGTGCAAATTCAAAAGCGGTCCGTCGAACTGAATATCGATGCGCGAACCGATGCCAATCGCGAACTCCACTGGCCACTCACTCTCGATATTGCCCTTCCCAAAGGAGACCGCCAAAAAACGCTTGTCGAGGGTTTGGTACAATTGGGCGTAACCAATTTGGTGCCTCTTCATTGCCAACGTGGCGTAGCACAACCCACCGGCAAGGCGATTTTGCGTTTGGAACGGATGGTGATTGAAGCTAGTAAACAATGCCGGCGCAACCATCTTATGCGCATCGCACCACCTATCCCTCTAGCCAACTTGAGCCAGTCAACGACCGAACCAACCCTGCGGATGTTCGCACACCCCTACGGCACAGCTGCCACCGCACGGCAAATCCTGGATGCCAATGCCTCCTTACCGAACCCCAAGAACGTCGAGATTGCCGTGGGACCAGAGGGGGGCTTTACGGCCGCGGAGGTTGCGGAGCTCCAGGACAGCGGTTGGTTGCAGTTCAGCCTTGGTCCACGGATATTAAGGATTGAAATGGCTGCAATTGCAATTGCCAGTATTCACGCCAGCTTGCAGCCCCAGAGCGGCTTGTCGTCCTAA
- a CDS encoding nSTAND1 domain-containing NTPase: protein MSYWRYWQLNGAPFSSDSVQPLFRGASVEEALARIEFLVSNRRNLGALVGPSGVGKSSLLRHCAACPPVSPEVPTLQMLRTSILGMSGGELLVDLATRLTGSRKVPVPATAWNVLCDYFQAASREGVQTVLLIDDTESSTTAAEADLSRLLSMAFPLTVIFAVESQLVSAVSRSLFERTELQIELPGWEQTQTADFLRWSFLRQGRSEPVFTAGAIERLQELSQGLPRRIVQLADLSLVAGAVSQTDLVDTDCVDQVAWELPKSLAA from the coding sequence GTGAGTTACTGGCGTTATTGGCAACTAAACGGTGCCCCATTTTCCAGCGATAGCGTTCAGCCCTTGTTCCGCGGAGCATCGGTCGAAGAGGCACTCGCCAGAATTGAGTTTCTGGTGAGCAATCGGCGCAATTTAGGGGCTCTGGTGGGACCGAGCGGGGTTGGCAAGTCGAGCCTCTTGAGGCATTGTGCGGCTTGTCCTCCGGTGAGTCCCGAGGTCCCAACCCTGCAAATGCTGCGAACATCGATCTTGGGGATGTCCGGCGGTGAATTGCTGGTCGATCTAGCCACACGGCTTACCGGGAGCCGCAAGGTGCCGGTACCGGCAACGGCCTGGAATGTCCTGTGCGACTATTTTCAAGCCGCTAGCCGTGAAGGGGTGCAAACCGTTCTCTTGATCGACGATACCGAAAGCAGTACGACCGCAGCAGAGGCTGATCTCAGTCGCCTGCTCTCGATGGCCTTTCCGCTGACGGTCATCTTTGCCGTCGAAAGTCAGCTTGTCAGTGCAGTCAGCCGTTCCTTGTTTGAACGCACCGAGCTGCAGATCGAACTGCCAGGCTGGGAGCAAACGCAAACGGCCGATTTCTTGCGCTGGTCCTTCCTGCGCCAGGGGCGTTCCGAGCCAGTCTTTACGGCAGGTGCGATTGAACGCCTCCAAGAGCTGAGTCAGGGATTGCCTAGACGCATTGTGCAATTAGCCGATTTGTCGCTGGTTGCAGGGGCGGTTTCTCAAACCGATCTCGTGGACACCGACTGTGTCGACCAAGTAGCTTGGGAGCTCCCCAAGTCGTTGGCTGCCTAG
- a CDS encoding protein kinase domain-containing protein, which produces MSFTADNNSQSGSSLPDDATRFDVRGEASGIDSGEFELQPLDLPTQAGPLGVLGEYLLLEPIGAGGMGSVYRAEHRTMNRHVALKILSPEISGRQDLLEQFFAEIRAVARLMHPGIVTAFDAGSVQGKHFLVMELVDGQILSDRLRAEGPFTTVAAANVLEQAASALEYAHRMGIVHRDIKPSNMMLSKDGRLKILDFGLAMFSKGVVARSNKCVFMGTPEYMSPEQIENPDRVDGRSDLYSLGATLFYLLTGKSMFRGDKMQVATAQLRQKPPPLYTVRADVDLRLDAIFQRLTAKLPEERYSSAGELLASLKTLNLVAQSDGKQVVFPKGALRLQGDNPTSVAINKSTLARKSQIVAIDLGTLVSTAAYIDPQLGPQIISQGEGNAQHLRNMLWSDGTQIKIGGPALSARQASPEMIFHSVQRWIGAPRLTWNMAGCQPPPEVALAAILRQIMWNSAAATDSGTSAIVTVPGCYDQLHRRSVRDACRIAGIDLVQLLNKPLAATSYWFDLNARLLSGKSSAGHESLDSKIDAKVLVVHLGGSAMEASVIHATQESLKQLSCHGSWKQGSLRWQALLTEYFVGALQEQTGKSVRQDVPAATRLQRTIELAIDRLTSAAKVEIRFEWSGASITQVVTQDGLVRIAPELVESLRQTVRAACAEAQLATSDIQHLLLTGSMMRMQAIRQIVRELLPKGVRVSLIEKADMARGAAIEAQQLGNLGQKSSEQPQGQACLAYPLAILASSGGSLKPRVLLPRGTALPASFSRSLKPGIAKDGSVALPAVQLIEGTNLGDANWLKLGMAEPSSVFTERRPDDPLRLQLEVDESGLLCSSLVWPSGNRQVRLPPSSDATLTDAEIDHWRRWLETAMMC; this is translated from the coding sequence ATGTCGTTCACTGCTGATAATAATTCGCAATCAGGCTCTTCCTTACCGGATGATGCAACTCGCTTTGATGTGCGAGGAGAGGCTAGCGGTATTGATAGCGGTGAGTTCGAGTTGCAACCGCTCGACTTACCCACGCAAGCGGGCCCCCTTGGCGTATTGGGCGAGTACTTGTTGCTAGAGCCGATTGGTGCGGGGGGGATGGGCAGTGTTTATCGCGCCGAGCATCGCACGATGAACCGCCACGTAGCCCTCAAAATTCTCAGTCCTGAGATTTCAGGCAGGCAAGATCTTTTGGAGCAGTTTTTTGCTGAGATTCGCGCCGTCGCGAGGCTCATGCATCCAGGAATCGTTACCGCCTTTGATGCGGGGAGCGTCCAAGGCAAGCACTTCTTGGTGATGGAGTTGGTGGACGGGCAAATTCTGTCGGATCGCTTGAGGGCTGAAGGGCCATTCACGACCGTCGCCGCGGCAAATGTCCTAGAGCAAGCGGCCAGTGCGCTTGAGTACGCGCACCGCATGGGGATCGTGCATCGCGATATCAAGCCTAGCAACATGATGTTGTCCAAGGACGGGCGGCTCAAAATCTTGGACTTCGGTCTCGCAATGTTCAGCAAGGGAGTGGTTGCACGCAGCAATAAGTGCGTGTTCATGGGGACTCCCGAATATATGTCGCCTGAACAGATCGAGAATCCAGATCGAGTCGATGGGCGGAGCGACCTGTACAGTCTAGGAGCGACGCTCTTTTACCTTCTGACCGGCAAGTCGATGTTTCGTGGCGATAAAATGCAGGTTGCGACTGCCCAATTGCGCCAAAAACCACCTCCCCTATATACCGTTCGCGCAGATGTTGACCTCCGATTGGATGCCATCTTCCAGCGGTTAACCGCCAAACTACCAGAAGAAAGATACAGCTCTGCCGGGGAGTTGCTGGCCAGCTTGAAGACGCTGAACCTCGTGGCGCAATCCGACGGGAAGCAAGTTGTCTTCCCCAAAGGCGCGTTGCGGCTGCAGGGGGACAATCCGACGAGCGTGGCGATTAATAAATCAACGCTCGCTCGGAAGTCGCAAATTGTCGCCATCGACCTTGGCACACTCGTCTCCACCGCAGCATACATCGATCCGCAATTGGGGCCACAGATTATCTCGCAAGGTGAAGGCAATGCTCAACATCTGCGAAATATGCTTTGGAGTGATGGGACGCAAATTAAGATTGGAGGGCCAGCCTTGTCGGCGCGCCAAGCGTCGCCAGAGATGATCTTCCACAGTGTTCAGCGCTGGATTGGTGCCCCCCGTTTGACCTGGAATATGGCAGGTTGCCAACCACCTCCAGAGGTCGCCTTGGCGGCCATATTGCGGCAGATTATGTGGAATTCAGCAGCTGCGACCGACAGCGGGACAAGTGCGATTGTGACCGTTCCCGGTTGCTACGATCAATTGCACCGGCGGTCTGTGAGGGATGCTTGTCGTATCGCAGGTATCGATCTGGTTCAATTGTTGAATAAGCCGTTGGCTGCGACCAGTTATTGGTTTGATCTGAATGCGCGTTTGCTGTCCGGCAAATCGTCGGCCGGTCACGAGTCCTTGGATTCCAAGATTGATGCCAAAGTCCTGGTCGTGCATTTGGGCGGATCAGCCATGGAGGCTAGCGTGATTCATGCGACCCAGGAGTCGTTGAAACAATTGAGTTGTCACGGTAGCTGGAAGCAGGGAAGCTTGCGATGGCAAGCACTGCTGACCGAGTACTTTGTGGGCGCTTTGCAAGAACAAACGGGTAAGTCGGTGCGGCAAGATGTCCCCGCCGCAACGCGTCTGCAACGCACGATCGAATTGGCCATCGATCGACTGACGAGTGCCGCTAAAGTCGAGATCCGGTTCGAATGGTCGGGTGCGTCTATCACGCAGGTGGTGACGCAGGACGGGCTGGTCCGCATTGCACCTGAGCTCGTTGAGTCCTTGCGGCAAACCGTGCGGGCGGCATGCGCGGAGGCGCAGCTTGCCACGTCGGACATTCAGCATCTGCTGCTCACCGGTTCAATGATGCGCATGCAAGCAATTCGGCAGATCGTCAGGGAGTTGCTCCCCAAGGGGGTGCGTGTTTCCCTGATCGAGAAGGCGGATATGGCACGCGGAGCTGCCATCGAAGCTCAGCAGTTAGGAAATCTGGGGCAAAAGTCCAGCGAGCAACCGCAGGGGCAGGCGTGCTTGGCCTACCCACTGGCGATTCTAGCCAGCAGTGGTGGGTCGCTAAAGCCACGCGTCCTTTTGCCAAGAGGGACGGCCCTGCCAGCCAGTTTCTCGCGTTCGCTGAAGCCGGGAATTGCCAAAGATGGCTCGGTCGCCCTGCCAGCGGTGCAGTTGATCGAAGGCACAAATTTAGGGGATGCCAACTGGCTGAAACTTGGCATGGCCGAACCTAGCTCGGTGTTTACAGAGCGAAGACCCGACGATCCGCTCCGGCTGCAGCTCGAAGTCGACGAGAGTGGGCTTCTATGTTCGAGCTTGGTGTGGCCCTCCGGGAACCGCCAAGTCCGCTTGCCCCCCAGTTCAGACGCAACGCTTACCGATGCTGAGATTGACCATTGGCGACGCTGGTTGGAAACCGCCATGATGTGCTAG
- the def gene encoding peptide deformylase: MTVDTNPSSLSIITYPHPTLRYKAKPIRRVDAELKAVVARMFELMYAHRGVGLAATQVNLPLRLFIVNSTGHQGEGVERVLLNPVISRPRGNEEAEEGCLSLPNVHGNVIRAKTIRFNAFDLNGQEIDEEISGFEARIMQHETDHLDGTLFIDRLKEGSESELLGDIDAFETDFRSKQRTAAIASDEQLLSELAAWEERYC; encoded by the coding sequence ATGACTGTTGATACCAATCCCAGTTCGCTATCCATTATCACGTACCCGCACCCCACCTTGCGCTACAAAGCGAAGCCAATTCGGCGGGTGGACGCGGAGCTCAAAGCGGTGGTGGCTCGGATGTTTGAGCTGATGTATGCCCACCGTGGCGTCGGCTTAGCTGCGACTCAAGTCAATCTCCCACTACGGTTGTTCATCGTGAATTCAACCGGGCACCAGGGGGAAGGGGTGGAACGCGTATTGCTCAACCCCGTGATCTCGCGTCCTCGAGGCAATGAAGAGGCTGAGGAGGGATGTCTTAGCTTGCCGAATGTCCATGGGAATGTGATTCGTGCCAAGACAATTCGCTTCAACGCATTTGACCTCAACGGTCAGGAAATCGACGAGGAAATCAGCGGTTTTGAAGCTCGTATCATGCAACACGAGACCGACCACCTCGATGGCACTCTGTTTATTGATCGCCTGAAAGAAGGTTCCGAGAGTGAACTGTTGGGGGACATCGACGCGTTTGAAACCGATTTTCGTTCCAAGCAACGCACGGCAGCCATCGCCTCCGATGAGCAGTTGCTCTCGGAGCTGGCGGCCTGGGAAGAACGTTATTGCTGA
- a CDS encoding ferrochelatase, with protein sequence MPESQAEYDSILLVSFGGPEGPEEVIPFLENVLRGKNVPHERMLEVAEHYQHFGGVSPINEQNRKLIAALRDELDRSQIDLPIYWGNRNWKPLLPDTLSEMRSHGKKRALAFFTSMFSSYSGCRQYRENITAAQAEIGEGSPVVDKLRKGFNHPGFIEAEVDVARQALEQLPAEERATARLLFTAHSIPLSMSDNSRYVEQLTEAAGLIAERLAHPHWELVFQSRSGPPQQAWLEPDVCDRIEELAAAGTTAVTVVPLGFISDHMEVLFDLDTEAKQTCEKFGVMFSRAATVGIHPSFVGMIRQLIQERLDPSKERLALGGLGASHDVCPVDCCLYPRSR encoded by the coding sequence ATGCCAGAATCCCAAGCCGAATACGACTCCATTTTGCTAGTCTCCTTTGGTGGTCCTGAAGGACCGGAGGAGGTCATCCCGTTTCTAGAGAATGTATTGCGTGGCAAAAACGTTCCGCACGAACGGATGCTGGAAGTAGCAGAGCACTACCAACACTTTGGAGGTGTGAGCCCCATTAATGAACAGAACCGAAAATTAATTGCCGCTCTGCGGGATGAACTGGACCGCAGCCAGATCGACCTACCAATTTACTGGGGAAACCGAAATTGGAAGCCTCTCCTACCAGACACTCTGTCCGAGATGCGCAGCCACGGAAAGAAGCGTGCGTTAGCATTTTTCACGAGCATGTTCAGCAGCTACTCGGGCTGCCGCCAGTACCGAGAGAACATTACCGCTGCCCAAGCGGAAATTGGTGAAGGTAGCCCGGTAGTGGACAAATTGCGGAAGGGATTCAACCACCCCGGATTCATCGAGGCAGAGGTCGATGTGGCGCGTCAAGCACTCGAGCAATTGCCGGCAGAAGAGCGAGCCACCGCCCGCTTGCTGTTCACGGCCCACAGCATTCCACTGTCGATGTCGGATAACAGCCGCTATGTAGAACAGCTAACTGAAGCGGCCGGTTTAATTGCGGAAAGACTTGCCCATCCGCACTGGGAGCTCGTCTTCCAAAGTCGAAGTGGCCCGCCGCAACAGGCGTGGCTGGAGCCGGATGTATGCGACAGGATTGAAGAATTGGCCGCTGCCGGCACTACCGCGGTCACAGTCGTTCCCCTGGGCTTTATCTCTGACCACATGGAAGTTCTGTTTGACTTGGATACGGAAGCCAAACAGACGTGCGAAAAATTTGGAGTGATGTTTTCGCGGGCTGCTACGGTGGGAATTCACCCGAGTTTCGTAGGCATGATTCGCCAGCTAATCCAAGAGAGGCTCGATCCATCCAAGGAACGCCTCGCATTGGGAGGGTTGGGCGCCAGCCACGACGTTTGCCCAGTAGACTGCTGCCTCTACCCCCGCAGCCGATAG
- the bioD gene encoding dethiobiotin synthase, giving the protein MDIQAGLFLLGTDTEVGKTFQAALLARHLVSCGWKVGVYKPVASGVNAAEKSDAEWLWEASGRTVELARVCPQQFQAPLAPPVAAALEHREVDEELLVSAARWWRNRCDFLIVEGVGGALSPLSSTMTALDLALALQLPVAVVAANRLGAVNHVLLTLEAIANRGLRTLGIVLNDLPRTADTAGSSGENPAANHNQELLARFTPIPIVHSAVQLPLGLSNPRAAL; this is encoded by the coding sequence ATGGATATACAGGCTGGGCTCTTCCTCCTGGGAACCGATACCGAAGTTGGCAAGACGTTCCAAGCTGCCTTGCTAGCTCGTCACTTAGTATCGTGCGGTTGGAAAGTGGGAGTCTATAAACCGGTAGCCAGTGGGGTGAATGCGGCTGAAAAGTCGGATGCCGAGTGGTTGTGGGAAGCGTCTGGACGGACGGTTGAACTGGCGCGGGTCTGTCCTCAGCAATTCCAGGCGCCACTAGCCCCTCCCGTGGCTGCGGCCCTTGAACACCGGGAAGTCGATGAGGAGCTCTTGGTATCCGCAGCGCGATGGTGGCGAAACCGGTGTGATTTTCTCATTGTGGAAGGTGTGGGTGGGGCTCTTTCGCCACTTTCCTCGACAATGACGGCGCTCGACCTTGCTCTCGCTCTACAGTTACCTGTCGCCGTGGTGGCCGCCAATCGCCTGGGAGCGGTAAACCACGTACTGCTCACGCTGGAAGCCATCGCGAATCGCGGTCTGCGGACGTTGGGAATTGTCCTGAATGACCTGCCCAGGACGGCTGACACAGCAGGTAGCTCAGGAGAGAACCCAGCAGCCAACCATAACCAAGAATTGCTGGCTCGATTCACCCCCATTCCCATCGTCCACTCCGCTGTGCAATTACCCCTAGGCCTGTCGAACCCTCGGGCCGCCCTGTAA
- a CDS encoding carbon-nitrogen hydrolase, giving the protein MAGSKVVNLALVQMTCSTDKRANVDKAVERIAQAAAEGAHIVCLQEVFNTQYPCQSEDHANFDLAEEIPGPTSRRLEQAAKQHGVVVTCSIFERRTHGLYHNTALTYDVDGRLAGFYRKMHIPDDPLYYEKFYFTPGDTGFTIAETKYGKLGVGVCWDQWYPEAARLFALRGAEILLYPTAIGWIPEERAEYGEAQHSSWETAMRAHAIANGVFVGAPNRVGVEGGLQFWGSSFVANPNGTVLHRASSTEEEIVIVPCDLAMLDVVRTHWPFLRDRRVDAYQDITKRFIDASSSTSN; this is encoded by the coding sequence ATGGCTGGTTCCAAAGTTGTAAACCTTGCATTGGTACAGATGACTTGCTCAACCGACAAGCGTGCCAACGTCGATAAAGCGGTGGAGCGCATCGCCCAGGCGGCCGCTGAGGGGGCGCACATCGTGTGCCTGCAAGAGGTGTTCAACACGCAATACCCCTGCCAGTCGGAGGACCACGCAAACTTCGATTTAGCAGAGGAGATTCCCGGCCCCACCAGTCGACGGCTTGAGCAAGCGGCCAAGCAGCATGGTGTGGTGGTTACTTGCTCCATCTTTGAGCGACGCACGCATGGTTTGTACCACAACACGGCCTTGACTTACGATGTCGATGGCCGGCTGGCGGGATTCTACCGCAAGATGCATATTCCTGACGATCCGTTGTACTACGAAAAATTCTATTTCACTCCCGGCGATACTGGTTTTACGATTGCGGAAACCAAGTATGGAAAACTGGGCGTTGGAGTGTGCTGGGATCAGTGGTATCCCGAGGCGGCGCGTCTGTTTGCGCTGCGCGGTGCTGAGATTTTGCTCTATCCCACGGCCATTGGCTGGATTCCCGAGGAGCGTGCCGAATATGGGGAAGCCCAGCACAGTTCTTGGGAAACGGCCATGCGCGCCCATGCGATTGCCAATGGCGTTTTTGTCGGCGCTCCCAACCGCGTGGGTGTGGAAGGTGGGTTGCAGTTCTGGGGGTCGTCCTTTGTAGCCAACCCCAACGGAACGGTGCTACATCGCGCCAGTTCGACTGAGGAGGAAATTGTGATAGTCCCGTGCGACTTGGCAATGTTGGATGTCGTTCGCACCCATTGGCCATTTTTGCGGGACCGTCGCGTCGATGCCTATCAAGATATTACGAAGCGATTTATCGATGCATCGAGTAGTACTAGTAACTGA
- a CDS encoding agmatine deiminase family protein — protein sequence MKTINSPHVWPAEWASQAATWIAWPHNLETWPGHFTNVPNTFVRFITELSRVQRVHVLSGPAAMTTPTARERLGELANVTIHDLPTNDCWIRDYGPTFVSRKDDGATIAVDWRYNAWGGKYTPFDDDARAAQSIAKILSFPQSRSSMHCEGGALEGNGEGLLMTTSSCLFTPTRNPGWPVSMVETELKLQLGVHKILWVDGGGLAGDDTDGHIDQLARFVSPNVVVVATSSRPDDPNHQGLQANLQILKKATDLQGAPLTVMPLPTPPPRFVDGIRVPESYCNFVFANGIVLVPTFRHDQTDHLALDLLGQLIPNRRIVPLDAYDLVFGLGAFHCASQQQPSHRPAEVHNHQPVVTG from the coding sequence ATGAAAACGATCAACAGTCCTCATGTCTGGCCTGCAGAGTGGGCGTCTCAAGCGGCAACCTGGATTGCTTGGCCTCACAATCTTGAGACCTGGCCAGGCCATTTTACCAATGTCCCCAATACTTTCGTACGTTTCATCACCGAGCTAAGCCGCGTGCAGCGAGTGCATGTGCTGTCTGGCCCCGCTGCGATGACGACCCCTACAGCGCGCGAGCGTCTCGGGGAGCTGGCCAACGTGACGATTCACGATCTTCCCACCAACGATTGCTGGATCCGCGATTACGGTCCAACCTTTGTTTCCCGCAAGGACGATGGCGCTACCATCGCTGTCGACTGGCGCTACAACGCTTGGGGTGGAAAATATACACCTTTTGACGACGACGCCCGCGCAGCGCAAAGCATCGCTAAAATACTGTCCTTCCCGCAAAGTCGTTCGAGCATGCACTGCGAGGGAGGGGCGTTGGAAGGCAATGGAGAGGGCCTGCTGATGACGACCAGCAGCTGTCTCTTCACTCCGACTCGAAATCCAGGTTGGCCTGTTTCGATGGTGGAAACCGAACTGAAACTTCAATTGGGAGTCCATAAGATACTGTGGGTCGACGGCGGGGGACTGGCGGGCGATGATACTGACGGGCATATCGACCAGCTTGCACGATTCGTCTCTCCCAATGTGGTTGTCGTGGCGACTAGCAGTCGGCCGGATGATCCCAATCATCAGGGCTTGCAAGCCAATCTACAAATCCTCAAAAAAGCGACCGACCTGCAAGGCGCTCCGCTGACCGTCATGCCGTTGCCAACGCCACCGCCTCGCTTTGTTGATGGTATTCGTGTGCCGGAGAGCTACTGCAATTTTGTCTTTGCCAATGGGATTGTTTTGGTGCCCACCTTTCGGCACGACCAGACCGATCATCTGGCACTGGATCTCCTTGGTCAGTTGATCCCCAATCGCCGGATCGTGCCGCTAGATGCTTACGATCTTGTCTTTGGTTTAGGGGCCTTTCACTGCGCATCGCAGCAACAACCCTCGCATCGTCCCGCGGAAGTGCACAATCATCAGCCGGTGGTGACAGGGTAA